The genomic stretch ATCACAGCTATCACTATGCCGATTACAGCGGAGAATATCCAGGTATTGCCCCCGAAGATCCCCTCAGCTATCGGGGCCAGCCCGTATCCTATGTAAGCCGCGGGTATCGTTATCACAAGCTTCCCAGCTAGGTAAGATAGGAAGAACCAGATGGGGCTCATCCTCCCCAAGCCCATGGGTATTACTATCCACTCATCCGGTAGGGGGGTAGCGGCAGCTATGAAGTTCATGATGTACATCATGACCCTGCTATACTTCCCAAGCCTCTCATCACCTATCTTCCTCTCTATGACCTTACCCACTCCGTAGGATGCTGAGAAGTGCACCAGTTTCGCTAAAGTAGCTCCTAAAGCGACAGATACGCCTATCCAAAGCTTATCTATGTTGGGGAAGCTCATAGCTATTA from Candidatus Korarchaeum sp. encodes the following:
- a CDS encoding VTT domain-containing protein is translated as MEHTGYEALIGLWGPLGILAFTFLISLVPFASPSNAVIAALIAMSFPNIDKLWIGVSVALGATLAKLVHFSASYGVGKVIERKIGDERLGKYSRVMMYIMNFIAAATPLPDEWIVIPMGLGRMSPIWFFLSYLAGKLVITIPAAYIGYGLAPIAEGIFGGNTWIFSAVIGIVIAVIFVFIDFRKLGERVAGALRVRKREESLPEGGP